A DNA window from Balneolaceae bacterium contains the following coding sequences:
- the proS gene encoding proline--tRNA ligase has translation MAKKITEREEDFSQWYQDVIREGKLAEHSPVRGCMVIRPNGYAIWENMKRALDGMFKETGHQNAYFPLFIPKSFLSKEAQHVEGFAKECAVVTHSRLKSVDGGVEVDPESRLEEELVVRPTSETIIWDSYKNWIQSYRDLPILINQWANVVRWEMRTRLFLRTMEFLWQEGHTAHATKEEAVEETERMLEVYRTFAEEYMAMPVKTGLKTASERFAGAVETYCIETLLQDNKGLQAGTSHFLGQNFAKAFDVKFQSSEGEHEYVWATSWGVSTRLIGGLIMTHSDDQGLVLPPKLADTQVVIVPIWKSDEEKAEVMEYGDGIVSELRDRGISVKVDDRENMSPGWKFNEHEAAGIPLRIAIGPRDLENNNVELARRDTLEKNIVDRQGIGKRADELLTQIQQDLYDAASRRIDENTHTVDDYETFKEIIEEEGGFVYAHWDGTEETEARIKEETSATVRLIPLEGGEAGQCMVTGEPSEQRVLFAKAY, from the coding sequence ATGGCAAAGAAAATTACAGAACGCGAAGAGGATTTTTCCCAGTGGTACCAGGACGTGATCCGGGAGGGCAAGCTGGCCGAGCACTCGCCGGTCCGCGGATGCATGGTGATCCGCCCCAACGGCTACGCCATCTGGGAGAACATGAAGCGCGCGCTCGACGGGATGTTCAAGGAGACGGGTCACCAGAACGCCTACTTCCCTCTCTTCATCCCGAAGTCTTTCCTGTCGAAAGAGGCCCAGCACGTGGAGGGCTTTGCCAAGGAGTGCGCGGTGGTGACCCACAGCCGGCTGAAAAGCGTGGACGGGGGCGTGGAAGTGGACCCCGAGTCGCGCCTGGAGGAAGAGCTTGTGGTACGTCCCACCTCCGAGACCATCATCTGGGATTCCTACAAGAACTGGATTCAGTCCTACCGCGATCTGCCCATCCTGATCAATCAGTGGGCCAATGTAGTGCGCTGGGAGATGCGGACACGCCTCTTCCTGCGCACCATGGAGTTCCTCTGGCAGGAGGGCCATACCGCACACGCCACCAAAGAGGAGGCCGTCGAGGAGACCGAACGCATGCTGGAGGTCTACCGCACCTTCGCCGAGGAGTACATGGCCATGCCGGTCAAAACAGGTCTCAAGACCGCCTCGGAGCGTTTCGCCGGGGCTGTGGAGACCTACTGCATCGAGACCCTGCTGCAGGACAACAAGGGTCTGCAGGCGGGTACCTCCCACTTCCTGGGACAGAATTTCGCCAAGGCCTTTGACGTAAAATTCCAGAGCTCCGAGGGCGAGCACGAATACGTCTGGGCCACCAGCTGGGGCGTCTCCACGCGTCTCATCGGGGGACTGATCATGACCCATTCGGACGACCAGGGACTGGTCCTGCCTCCCAAACTGGCCGATACGCAGGTGGTGATCGTCCCCATCTGGAAAAGCGACGAAGAGAAGGCGGAGGTCATGGAATACGGCGACGGCATCGTCTCCGAGCTGCGCGACCGCGGCATCTCCGTGAAAGTGGACGACCGGGAGAACATGAGCCCGGGCTGGAAATTCAACGAGCACGAGGCCGCCGGCATCCCCCTCCGCATCGCCATCGGTCCCCGCGACCTGGAAAACAACAACGTGGAGCTGGCCCGCCGCGACACCCTCGAGAAGAACATTGTGGACCGCCAGGGCATCGGCAAGCGCGCCGACGAGCTGCTCACGCAGATCCAGCAGGACCTCTACGACGCCGCCAGCAGGCGCATCGACGAAAATACCCATACGGTGGACGACTACGAGACCTTCAAGGAGATCATCGAGGAGGAGGGCGGTTTTGTCTACGCCCACTGGGACGGCACCGAGGAGACCGAGGCGCGCATCAAGGAGGAGACCTCCGCCACCGTCCGTCTCATTCCCCTCGAGGGAGGCGAAGCCGGCCAGTGTATGGTGACCGGCGAGCCCTCCGAGCAGCGCGTCCTCTTTGCCAAAGCCTATTAA
- a CDS encoding NAD(P)H-hydrate dehydratase produces MSTRIVPHPEWILTAEQGRNLDRQTIERFGIDGFTLMEMAGTHTARRLLDCTVPGDSGLLFCGKGNNAGDALVAARWLLQLGRPLTVLFVSGTGDLSPSAAKNLELLRKVSEEDNDAAELLIIDGWEEAWENYWSRAAAPPADFDFIVDGMLGTGLDSELRAPYPEAVTLANEAGLPVFAVDIPTGLHADRGVPLGGAVRADETLTYGTRKPGLYLGEGPEHAGRITFCELPFPNYMKKEQGVNTFLIDRGWVGEPGREPARHKYEKGVVYVLGGSEGLTGAALMSAQSAWGAGAGAVIWIAPRGLLSRVEGRHPQIITRPVGEAGDLRYTAAHAREALAIMNEKHGTALLGPGLGRADETQEFVEKVAGTYSGELVIDADGLRALAAAGLTPPGQASWILTPHPGELGDLLGKAPDGDYERLQRVRAWAADHGVTLLSKGYPSIVGTSDGNAYITGYDTRVFSRAGFGDVLSGKIAALCALGHQPLQSCCLAMLDGIERVAELNASGGRHIPEPLDLI; encoded by the coding sequence ATGAGCACCCGGATCGTACCGCATCCCGAATGGATCCTGACGGCCGAGCAGGGCCGCAACCTGGACCGCCAGACCATCGAGCGGTTCGGCATCGACGGCTTTACCCTCATGGAGATGGCCGGCACCCACACCGCCCGGCGCCTGTTGGACTGCACGGTGCCAGGCGACAGCGGACTCCTGTTTTGCGGCAAGGGCAACAACGCCGGGGACGCCCTGGTGGCCGCCCGCTGGCTGCTGCAGCTCGGCCGCCCACTCACCGTGCTCTTCGTCAGCGGCACCGGCGATCTGAGTCCCAGCGCCGCCAAAAACCTGGAGCTTTTGCGCAAGGTTTCGGAGGAGGACAACGATGCCGCCGAGCTGCTTATAATCGACGGGTGGGAGGAGGCCTGGGAGAACTACTGGAGCCGCGCCGCCGCACCGCCCGCCGATTTCGACTTCATCGTAGACGGCATGCTGGGTACAGGACTCGACAGCGAGCTTCGCGCCCCCTACCCGGAAGCGGTCACCCTGGCCAACGAGGCGGGACTTCCGGTCTTCGCGGTGGATATTCCCACGGGACTTCATGCCGACCGCGGCGTGCCCCTGGGCGGGGCCGTCCGCGCCGATGAGACCCTTACCTACGGCACGCGAAAGCCCGGACTCTACCTCGGCGAAGGCCCCGAACACGCCGGACGCATTACCTTCTGCGAGCTCCCCTTCCCCAACTACATGAAAAAGGAGCAGGGGGTGAACACCTTCCTGATTGACCGCGGGTGGGTGGGAGAACCGGGACGCGAACCTGCGCGGCACAAGTACGAAAAGGGAGTGGTCTACGTGCTCGGGGGTTCCGAGGGACTCACGGGGGCCGCCCTGATGAGCGCGCAAAGCGCCTGGGGCGCCGGGGCCGGTGCGGTCATCTGGATCGCCCCCCGCGGCCTGCTGTCACGCGTGGAGGGGCGCCATCCACAAATCATCACGCGGCCTGTGGGCGAGGCGGGCGACCTCCGCTATACCGCGGCGCATGCCCGTGAAGCCCTGGCTATTATGAACGAGAAGCACGGAACGGCGCTGCTGGGACCCGGACTGGGACGCGCAGACGAAACACAGGAATTTGTGGAGAAGGTGGCCGGCACCTACTCTGGAGAGCTGGTCATCGACGCCGACGGCCTGCGGGCGCTGGCCGCAGCCGGCTTAACCCCGCCCGGCCAGGCCTCGTGGATACTTACCCCTCACCCAGGCGAGCTGGGCGACCTGCTCGGCAAAGCCCCCGATGGAGACTACGAACGCCTGCAGAGGGTGCGCGCCTGGGCGGCGGACCACGGCGTAACCCTCCTCTCCAAGGGTTATCCCTCCATCGTGGGAACATCGGACGGGAACGCCTATATCACAGGATACGACACACGGGTTTTCTCACGCGCCGGCTTCGGCGACGTACTGTCGGGCAAGATTGCCGCCCTTTGCGCGTTGGGACACCAGCCCTTGCAGAGCTGCTGTCTGGCCATGCTTGACGGCATCGAACGCGTCGCCGAGCTGAACGCAAGCGGCGGCAGGCATATTCCCGAACCTCTGGACCTGATATGA
- a CDS encoding VanZ family protein, with protein sequence MRETVKQIVAEYPFLLPAGTLLLTAAVLFLTLSPADLIGGQSLGSYDKTGHVIMFGSWTYLFGLYRYVSQPDKPSLFTIFLVGVLFGISVEVLQFLLPFERSADLFDIAFDAIGAFIAILVLRKSVSNELPFSST encoded by the coding sequence ATGAGAGAAACCGTCAAGCAGATCGTTGCCGAGTACCCCTTCCTGCTGCCCGCCGGCACCCTTCTGCTGACGGCGGCGGTGCTTTTCCTGACCCTTTCGCCGGCCGACCTGATCGGGGGACAGAGCCTGGGAAGCTACGACAAGACGGGCCATGTGATCATGTTTGGCTCGTGGACCTACCTCTTTGGTCTCTACCGCTACGTGAGCCAGCCCGACAAGCCCAGCCTTTTTACCATTTTCCTGGTAGGCGTACTCTTCGGCATCTCGGTGGAGGTGCTGCAGTTCCTGCTGCCCTTCGAGCGTAGCGCCGACCTCTTCGACATCGCTTTCGATGCCATCGGGGCCTTTATCGCCATCCTGGTGCTCCGCAAAAGCGTCTCCAACGAACTGCCTTTCAGCTCCACCTGA
- a CDS encoding TonB family protein — translation MRKYHTLFMEFGLILVLLAFIIAAKVDLRASASDLDLTEEQDLVEMEEIERTEQEKKAPPPERPQLPVEVPDDEIIEDQRYDFSADLDLSEELPPPPSANRKDEEDEPDYFEAVEQMPQPIGGMKAIHDRIRYPREALRADIEGTVHLKFYVNENGEVEDPEVVRGLPGGCNEEALRVIKNTRFTPGMQRGRPVKVLMGQAIHFRIKN, via the coding sequence TTGCGGAAGTACCATACCCTGTTCATGGAGTTCGGCCTGATCCTCGTCCTGCTGGCCTTTATTATCGCCGCAAAGGTAGACCTGCGCGCATCGGCAAGCGACCTGGACCTTACCGAGGAGCAGGACTTGGTGGAAATGGAGGAAATTGAGCGCACCGAACAGGAAAAGAAGGCTCCGCCTCCGGAGCGGCCCCAGCTGCCCGTGGAGGTGCCCGACGACGAAATAATAGAGGATCAGCGTTACGATTTCAGCGCCGACCTGGACCTCTCTGAAGAACTTCCTCCCCCGCCCTCGGCCAACAGGAAGGACGAGGAGGATGAGCCCGATTATTTCGAAGCCGTGGAGCAGATGCCCCAGCCCATCGGGGGTATGAAAGCCATACATGATCGCATCCGCTACCCCAGGGAGGCCCTGCGCGCCGACATCGAGGGCACGGTGCACCTGAAGTTTTACGTCAACGAGAACGGCGAGGTGGAAGACCCCGAGGTCGTCCGCGGACTTCCGGGAGGATGTAACGAGGAGGCTCTCAGGGTCATAAAAAATACCCGGTTCACGCCTGGTATGCAGCGTGGACGCCCTGTGAAGGTACTCATGGGACAGGCGATACACTTTCGCATTAAAAATTAG
- a CDS encoding energy transducer TonB has product MSTERKKPEADLRKYHTIFLEAGLIITLLLFIIAAKVNLTSTGSDMDLTSEQEIVEMEDIVQTKQEETPPPPPRPPVPVEVPNDEVIEDEIINLDADLDLSESLDMPPPPGNDVEEEETQPDFFVAVEHEPELIGTLQDLQKKIEYPEKARRASIEGQVIVQFIVNVNGDVESPVVIRSVHPLLDEAAIQGIMTHAKFRPGQQRGEPVRVQFSLPIIFRLNN; this is encoded by the coding sequence ATGAGTACTGAGAGAAAAAAGCCGGAAGCCGATCTCCGGAAGTACCATACCATTTTTCTGGAAGCCGGCCTTATCATCACCCTGCTTCTTTTCATCATCGCAGCCAAGGTCAACCTGACTTCGACCGGATCCGACATGGACCTGACCAGCGAACAGGAAATCGTGGAGATGGAAGATATCGTACAGACCAAACAGGAGGAGACCCCGCCTCCCCCGCCGCGACCCCCGGTACCCGTAGAGGTGCCCAACGACGAGGTTATTGAAGACGAAATTATCAACCTGGACGCCGACCTGGACCTCTCGGAGTCTCTTGACATGCCGCCGCCTCCGGGCAATGATGTTGAGGAAGAAGAAACTCAACCTGATTTCTTCGTGGCCGTCGAGCACGAGCCCGAACTGATCGGCACTCTTCAGGATCTGCAAAAAAAGATCGAATACCCTGAAAAAGCCAGGCGAGCAAGCATCGAAGGACAGGTAATTGTTCAGTTCATCGTCAACGTGAACGGCGATGTGGAATCCCCGGTTGTGATCCGAAGCGTGCACCCGCTGTTGGACGAGGCGGCCATTCAGGGCATAATGACGCATGCCAAGTTCCGGCCCGGCCAGCAACGGGGTGAGCCGGTACGCGTGCAGTTCAGCCTGCCCATCATTTTCCGCCTGAACAACTAG
- a CDS encoding energy transducer TonB, giving the protein MRNERKKPESDLRKYYTVFLEAGLVVVLLIFIVAMRVDWRDTGPQMDLTEEQEVVDMEDIVQTEQEEKPPPPPRPPVPVEVPNDEVIEDQNINLDADLDLSESLDMPPPPGNDEAEEDTGNDFFTTVENEPELIGTLQDLQSKISYPEKARRAAIEGQVIVQFIVNKNGEVESPNVVRSVHPLLDQAAIDGIMEHAKFKPGQQRGEPVRVQFSLPIIFRLQN; this is encoded by the coding sequence ATGAGAAACGAACGAAAAAAACCCGAAAGCGATCTCAGGAAGTACTACACGGTTTTCCTAGAGGCGGGGCTGGTCGTCGTACTTCTTATTTTTATCGTCGCCATGAGAGTGGACTGGCGCGACACCGGTCCCCAGATGGACCTGACCGAAGAGCAGGAAGTGGTCGACATGGAGGATATTGTCCAGACCGAGCAGGAGGAGAAACCACCCCCTCCCCCGCGTCCCCCGGTACCTGTTGAGGTGCCCAACGACGAGGTGATCGAAGACCAGAACATCAACCTGGATGCCGACCTGGACCTCTCGGAGTCTCTTGACATGCCGCCGCCTCCGGGCAACGACGAGGCCGAGGAGGATACCGGCAATGACTTCTTCACGACCGTTGAGAACGAGCCCGAGCTCATAGGAACGCTCCAGGATCTGCAGAGCAAGATCAGCTATCCTGAAAAAGCCCGACGGGCAGCCATTGAGGGACAGGTCATCGTGCAGTTCATCGTTAACAAGAACGGCGAGGTGGAAAGTCCCAATGTGGTACGCAGCGTGCATCCCCTGCTGGACCAGGCCGCGATCGACGGCATCATGGAGCATGCCAAGTTCAAGCCCGGCCAGCAGCGCGGCGAACCGGTGCGTGTGCAGTTCAGCCTGCCAATTATATTCAGGCTGCAGAACTGA
- a CDS encoding NUDIX domain-containing protein, whose translation MTPLQLQAAGGVLFRRKEEFRRYENGEMAPPVPDGVEVLLIHRRGVWDLPKGKMEEGEGHEDCARREVAEEVGLDRLPRITAFLVKTFHSYREQDRAVEKITFWYAMDGEPFGAFTPQREEQIERVAWVPLAEARSRVGYDNLVEVLDAFRALLEGGQGTDP comes from the coding sequence GTGACGCCCCTGCAACTTCAGGCCGCCGGCGGGGTGCTCTTCCGGCGGAAGGAGGAGTTTAGAAGGTATGAAAACGGCGAGATGGCACCTCCCGTCCCCGACGGGGTGGAGGTGTTGCTGATACACCGCCGCGGGGTGTGGGACCTGCCCAAGGGCAAGATGGAGGAGGGGGAGGGGCACGAGGACTGCGCCCGTCGTGAAGTGGCCGAGGAGGTGGGACTTGACCGCCTCCCCCGCATCACCGCCTTCCTGGTCAAAACCTTCCACAGCTACCGGGAGCAAGACCGCGCCGTTGAGAAGATAACCTTCTGGTACGCCATGGACGGGGAGCCCTTTGGTGCTTTTACCCCCCAGCGCGAAGAGCAGATCGAGCGCGTGGCATGGGTACCCCTGGCTGAGGCGCGCAGTCGGGTGGGATACGATAACCTGGTGGAGGTGCTGGACGCCTTTCGGGCTTTGCTGGAGGGAGGGCAGGGGACGGACCCATAA
- a CDS encoding DUF1844 domain-containing protein has protein sequence MDQMNFDTDKFSEEQQDQLLLMMLIQQHQQIAMMGMGKIKNPSTDKVEREMKSAKFAIDTLVMLQKYTEGNLPKELKNYLGQTLNNLRLNYADEKEAGDEALADNQENGAGSPGDAGAGDQQE, from the coding sequence ATGGATCAGATGAATTTCGATACCGACAAGTTTTCGGAGGAACAGCAGGACCAGCTGCTCCTCATGATGCTCATCCAGCAGCACCAGCAGATCGCCATGATGGGCATGGGCAAGATCAAGAATCCCAGCACCGACAAGGTGGAGCGGGAGATGAAGTCGGCCAAGTTCGCCATCGACACCCTCGTCATGCTTCAGAAGTATACGGAGGGAAATCTGCCGAAAGAGCTGAAAAACTACCTCGGCCAGACGCTCAACAACCTGCGGCTCAACTATGCCGATGAGAAGGAGGCCGGAGACGAGGCTCTTGCCGATAACCAGGAGAACGGTGCGGGCTCCCCGGGGGATGCCGGCGCGGGAGACCAGCAGGAGTGA
- a CDS encoding DUF1015 family protein yields the protein MARIHPFRARRPDPQQAPDVASLPYDVVSAEEARGLAEGKPHSFLHVIRPEIDLPEGTPFDDDRVYRQGAENLQDLFENGVLRRDTDRAVYLYRLVRGGRPQTGVFTCVSVDEYDRDLIRKHELTRPDKEDDRTRHILTQSAHAEPVMLTFKPKDKVGKLMEEAQRERDPLYDFEAEDGVRHTLWKITDTAPWEEAFGEVPLLYIADGHHRCKSASRAAAELEKGGAGEEGEHRFFPAVLFPMDQMEILPYNRLVYKVPADFRETLEKRYRVEPSEHPAPGGKGSVCLYHRGTWLRLELPLDEDPGPVQRLDVYRLQKHVLEPMLDISDPRRDTNITFVGGIRGTDELQRRVDDGEADLAVSMYPTAIEELVAVADAGELMPPKSTWFEPKLRSGLLVHTF from the coding sequence ATGGCACGCATTCATCCTTTCCGGGCCCGCCGGCCCGACCCGCAGCAGGCGCCTGACGTTGCCAGCCTCCCCTACGACGTGGTCAGCGCGGAGGAGGCGCGCGGGCTGGCCGAAGGCAAACCCCACAGTTTCCTGCACGTAATCCGTCCTGAAATCGACCTGCCCGAGGGCACCCCCTTCGACGACGACCGGGTCTACCGCCAGGGCGCTGAAAACCTGCAGGACCTGTTCGAGAATGGCGTGCTGCGCCGCGACACCGACCGCGCCGTCTACCTCTACCGGCTGGTGCGGGGGGGACGTCCGCAGACCGGCGTCTTTACCTGTGTGTCGGTGGACGAATACGACCGCGACCTGATCCGGAAGCACGAGCTGACCCGTCCCGACAAGGAGGACGACCGCACCCGGCATATCCTCACCCAGTCGGCCCACGCCGAACCCGTCATGCTCACCTTCAAGCCGAAGGACAAGGTGGGCAAGCTGATGGAGGAGGCGCAGCGCGAGCGGGACCCCCTCTACGATTTCGAGGCGGAAGACGGCGTGCGCCACACCCTCTGGAAAATCACCGATACCGCCCCCTGGGAGGAAGCCTTCGGGGAGGTCCCCCTGCTCTACATTGCCGACGGACACCACCGCTGCAAAAGCGCCAGCCGCGCTGCGGCCGAGCTGGAGAAGGGCGGCGCCGGGGAGGAGGGCGAACACCGTTTTTTTCCCGCGGTTCTCTTTCCCATGGACCAGATGGAAATTTTGCCCTACAACCGGCTGGTCTACAAGGTGCCGGCGGATTTCCGCGAGACCCTGGAAAAGCGCTACCGGGTGGAGCCGTCGGAGCATCCCGCCCCGGGCGGCAAGGGTTCGGTCTGCCTCTACCACCGCGGGACGTGGCTGCGCCTGGAGCTACCGCTGGATGAGGACCCCGGTCCCGTACAGCGCCTGGACGTCTACCGTCTGCAGAAACACGTGCTGGAGCCCATGCTGGACATATCTGACCCGCGGCGTGACACCAACATCACCTTTGTGGGCGGCATCCGCGGCACCGATGAATTGCAGCGCCGCGTAGACGACGGCGAGGCCGACCTGGCCGTGAGCATGTATCCCACTGCCATCGAGGAGCTGGTGGCCGTGGCCGACGCGGGCGAACTGATGCCTCCCAAATCGACCTGGTTCGAACCCAAACTGCGCTCGGGCCTTCTGGTGCACACCTTTTAA
- the serC gene encoding 3-phosphoserine/phosphohydroxythreonine transaminase has translation MTRVHNFSAGPAALPQPVLEKAQSQLLDIAGTGRSIMEMSHRSALYSEVDHQAKVRLRDLLGLGSEFEIMFLQGGASSQFMMLPMNFLEEEHTAGYLDTGRWSAKAITEARRFGQVDVLFSSEDDAYRRVPEAGTFEVDPQWTYLHYTSNNTVAGTQFPYEPHAGEVPLACDASSDLLSRAITPDTYGLIYAGAQKNVGPAGVTIVIIRRDFLERSRVSGEIPTILRYRTHAEKIFNTPPVFNVYMVGLVLEWLQEQGGVAHFEELSHRKAGLIYEEIDRDGFYEGAVEAGSRSLMNVTFRLADRALEERFLEEASEEKLMGLKGHRSVGGVRASLYNAVPLASAEALAQFMRSFREQYG, from the coding sequence ATGACCCGCGTTCACAACTTCAGCGCAGGACCCGCCGCCCTCCCGCAGCCGGTCCTTGAGAAAGCGCAATCGCAGCTGCTCGACATTGCCGGCACCGGCCGTTCCATCATGGAAATGAGCCACCGTTCGGCCCTCTACAGCGAAGTGGACCACCAGGCCAAGGTGCGCCTGCGCGACCTGCTGGGACTGGGAAGCGAATTCGAGATCATGTTTCTTCAGGGCGGGGCCAGCTCCCAGTTCATGATGCTGCCCATGAACTTCCTGGAGGAAGAACACACCGCGGGCTACCTGGATACCGGACGATGGTCGGCCAAAGCCATTACCGAGGCGCGCCGCTTCGGGCAGGTGGACGTGCTCTTCAGCAGCGAAGACGACGCCTACCGGCGTGTGCCGGAAGCGGGTACCTTCGAGGTGGACCCCCAGTGGACCTACCTCCACTACACCTCCAACAACACCGTGGCGGGCACGCAGTTCCCCTACGAACCCCATGCCGGGGAAGTGCCCCTGGCCTGCGACGCCTCCTCCGACCTGCTCTCCCGCGCAATCACCCCCGATACGTACGGGCTGATCTATGCAGGCGCACAGAAGAATGTTGGACCCGCGGGCGTGACCATCGTGATTATCCGCCGGGACTTCCTGGAGCGCTCGCGCGTCTCCGGGGAGATTCCCACCATCCTGCGCTACCGCACCCACGCCGAAAAGATTTTCAACACGCCACCTGTGTTCAATGTCTACATGGTGGGGCTGGTGCTGGAGTGGCTGCAGGAACAGGGAGGCGTAGCACATTTCGAAGAGCTGAGCCACAGAAAAGCGGGGCTCATCTACGAGGAGATCGACCGCGACGGCTTCTACGAAGGAGCGGTGGAGGCTGGCTCGCGCTCGCTGATGAACGTCACCTTCAGGCTGGCCGACCGCGCCCTGGAGGAGCGCTTCCTGGAAGAAGCATCCGAGGAGAAGCTGATGGGGCTCAAGGGACATCGCAGCGTGGGCGGCGTGCGCGCCAGCCTCTACAACGCCGTTCCCCTCGCCTCGGCCGAGGCCCTGGCGCAGTTCATGCGCAGCTTCCGCGAGCAATACGGCTAG
- a CDS encoding rhomboid family intramembrane serine protease → MNSLDLTSSLTFYLIAVNVGASLLALYVWPPLLKAGYLKPYRTVRENTWYELITSGFLHVNLGHLFVNMFTLYFFGTVMEQTLGPAYFMGLYLSGLVISGIPSLVKYRNNPNYATLGASGAVGSVLFAFIFLYPTENLYLLLIPIPIPAFVFAVLYLIYSMYESKQARGKVNHEAHFSGAVWGMLYLMLFVPNAMERFLRLMGLA, encoded by the coding sequence ATGAACTCCTTAGACCTGACCTCTTCGCTGACCTTCTACCTGATCGCGGTCAACGTCGGGGCTTCGCTGCTGGCCCTCTACGTCTGGCCTCCCCTGCTGAAGGCTGGCTACCTGAAGCCCTACCGGACGGTGAGGGAGAACACCTGGTATGAGCTCATCACTTCCGGTTTTCTCCACGTGAACCTGGGACACCTGTTCGTCAACATGTTCACCCTCTACTTCTTCGGGACGGTAATGGAGCAGACGCTGGGACCGGCCTATTTTATGGGGCTCTACCTCTCCGGGCTGGTCATTTCGGGGATTCCCTCCCTGGTGAAGTACCGCAATAACCCCAACTACGCCACCCTGGGGGCTTCCGGGGCGGTGGGGTCGGTGCTCTTCGCCTTCATCTTTCTCTATCCCACCGAGAATCTCTACCTCCTGCTCATACCCATCCCCATACCCGCCTTCGTCTTCGCCGTGCTCTACCTGATCTACAGCATGTACGAAAGCAAGCAGGCGCGGGGCAAGGTGAACCACGAAGCGCACTTTTCCGGGGCGGTCTGGGGCATGCTCTACCTGATGCTCTTCGTGCCCAACGCCATGGAGCGATTCCTGCGGCTTATGGGACTGGCCTGA
- a CDS encoding septal ring lytic transglycosylase RlpA family protein has protein sequence MAPYRTFLPVLLVLSILLSGCGLTSRLERETERRPDSPGDGAADAREVSGLRPGAMIEEGVASWYGPNFHGKLTANGEEYDMHGLTAAHRTLPFNTLVRVRNTDNGETVTVRINDRGPYAKNRVIDLSRGAAEEIGMIGPGTAPVELFLVEGDLSRSRITDLTRPTYTVQLGSFSTEQQAFALSRKVQGSRVEEASVGGQTLWRVYYGTYVDRGKAESKRRELSGRGVQGYVKQLENSAPEP, from the coding sequence ATGGCACCATACCGGACATTCCTGCCTGTTCTTCTGGTGTTGAGCATCCTGCTGAGCGGCTGCGGACTTACCAGCCGCCTGGAGCGGGAGACCGAGCGGCGACCCGATTCCCCCGGCGACGGCGCGGCCGACGCACGCGAGGTTTCCGGCCTGCGGCCGGGCGCGATGATCGAGGAGGGCGTCGCCAGCTGGTACGGACCCAACTTCCATGGCAAGCTGACGGCCAACGGGGAGGAGTACGACATGCACGGCCTCACCGCCGCCCACCGCACCCTGCCCTTCAACACCCTGGTCCGTGTGCGCAACACCGACAACGGGGAGACGGTCACCGTGCGCATCAACGACCGCGGCCCCTACGCCAAGAACCGCGTCATTGACCTCTCGCGCGGCGCGGCGGAAGAGATCGGAATGATCGGTCCCGGCACCGCCCCGGTGGAGCTGTTCCTGGTGGAAGGCGACCTCTCCCGCTCGCGCATCACCGACCTTACCCGTCCCACCTACACTGTACAGCTGGGCTCCTTCAGCACCGAGCAGCAGGCCTTCGCCCTCTCGCGCAAGGTACAGGGTTCGCGCGTGGAGGAGGCAAGCGTGGGCGGACAGACCCTGTGGCGCGTCTACTACGGCACCTACGTGGACCGCGGGAAAGCCGAATCGAAGCGTCGCGAACTGTCCGGCCGCGGCGTACAGGGTTACGTGAAACAGCTGGAAAACAGCGCGCCGGAGCCCTGA